Below is a genomic region from Pseudovibrio brasiliensis.
TTGGAGGCTACTTACTCTGATGGTTGCTGCACGTCTTGCTGCGCTCAAGTCTTCTTATGAGACGAGCCCTGAGTTTCGACAGATCGTCCGCTTTCTGTTTGCTGGTGGCTTTGCTGCCTTCGTGAACTGGCTTTTGCGGATTGGCCTTTCGGTCTTCCTACCGTTCTGGCTTGCAGTCCTGCTAGCTTACTTCATTGGCATGAGCGTTGGTTACACACTCTATAAGCACTTTGTGTTTGTCAGGGCAGAGACGCCTGAGAGCGTCAGACGGCAGGTTCTCATTTTTCTAGGGGTGAACTTGTTCTCTGCGTTGATCGTGCTTGGGCTATCAGTTGGCGTGAATGAAGTGCTGCGAACAGCACTCCCTCTCTTCATCGCTCAGGCGCTTGCTCATGGTTTCGCAATCGCTGTTGGCGCTGTCACTAACTACCTTGGTCACAAGGTGATCACCTTCCGCTAAGTGTTGGCGACAAAAGCCAGCGCTTGCATGGCCACGTTCAGGAACAGTGCCTGCATCACCAGAAGTGCAAAGATACCAAGATTGTCGCGTTGAACGGTTCTCACCACAAACAGCATCATGAGCGGCAGCCAATCCAACACATAGCGCTGGACGGAGTACTG
It encodes:
- a CDS encoding GtrA family protein, which codes for MVAARLAALKSSYETSPEFRQIVRFLFAGGFAAFVNWLLRIGLSVFLPFWLAVLLAYFIGMSVGYTLYKHFVFVRAETPESVRRQVLIFLGVNLFSALIVLGLSVGVNEVLRTALPLFIAQALAHGFAIAVGAVTNYLGHKVITFR